A region of Methanomicrobium sp. W14 DNA encodes the following proteins:
- a CDS encoding phosphate--AMP phosphotransferase, which produces MLKNVNPDLKISKHDYNEEIDSLKLRLGELQRELRNSKIPVIIVFEGWDAAGIAKVCNKVIRSFDPRGYTLYHIGDPGTAEKSMPLFWRFWKRIPSKGNIVIFDRSWYSRILHEDIRISRKCRVSINYSGIFERQLYDDGYLIIKLFLHISKHEQKKRFKNPDDDPCLKYYIKNTDWNPNDDYDKYYPYIDDILNETDYDFAPWNIIESDDPNFAVIKTYRLLIKYAEDFLSARKTSDSQFARLKYIPAPERFTLPDAEPDNPLNRDDYLKLKKKHGKEIQKLQAELYKKRIPLILLFEGWDASGKGGAIVRFTEYLNPRGYRIIPISAPSDAELKYNYLWRFYKELPIPGMIRIFDRSWYGRVLVERVEELCSDYEWQRAYHEINELEEQLLEWGAVVIKFWMHIDKDEQLRRFRERQNNPYKQWKITEEDWRNRSKWDKYELAVSDMVRLTSTEKCPWNIVLGNNKYNARIQTLSTIENEIKSKIQEIKNES; this is translated from the coding sequence ATGCTCAAAAATGTGAATCCTGATCTAAAAATTTCAAAGCATGATTACAATGAAGAGATTGACTCCCTTAAGTTAAGACTGGGAGAACTTCAGCGTGAACTCAGAAATTCGAAAATACCTGTGATTATAGTTTTTGAGGGATGGGACGCAGCAGGAATCGCAAAAGTATGCAATAAAGTCATCCGCTCATTTGATCCCAGAGGTTACACTCTTTATCACATCGGAGACCCGGGCACTGCCGAAAAGTCTATGCCTTTGTTCTGGAGGTTCTGGAAAAGAATTCCGTCTAAAGGCAATATTGTCATTTTTGACAGAAGCTGGTACAGCAGGATTCTGCATGAAGACATAAGGATTTCAAGGAAATGCAGGGTGTCGATAAATTATTCCGGCATATTTGAAAGGCAGCTTTATGACGACGGTTATCTTATCATAAAATTATTCCTGCATATCTCAAAGCATGAGCAGAAAAAAAGATTCAAAAATCCGGATGACGATCCGTGCCTGAAGTATTACATCAAAAACACCGACTGGAACCCGAATGACGACTATGACAAATACTACCCTTATATCGACGACATCCTGAATGAGACAGACTATGATTTCGCTCCGTGGAACATTATCGAATCGGATGACCCAAATTTTGCCGTAATAAAGACATACAGACTGCTGATTAAGTATGCTGAAGACTTTCTTTCAGCAAGAAAAACTTCAGACAGCCAGTTTGCCCGCCTTAAATATATCCCCGCTCCTGAAAGATTCACGCTTCCTGATGCAGAGCCGGACAATCCCCTTAACAGAGATGATTATTTAAAATTAAAAAAGAAGCACGGAAAAGAGATCCAAAAACTTCAGGCCGAACTGTACAAAAAAAGAATTCCACTGATATTACTTTTCGAAGGATGGGATGCATCGGGAAAAGGCGGAGCTATTGTCAGGTTTACTGAATACCTCAATCCCAGAGGATACAGGATAATACCCATATCCGCACCCAGCGACGCTGAACTTAAGTACAATTACCTGTGGAGGTTTTATAAGGAACTCCCGATACCGGGAATGATAAGAATTTTTGACAGGAGCTGGTACGGCAGGGTCCTCGTTGAAAGAGTTGAAGAACTGTGCTCTGACTATGAATGGCAGAGGGCATACCATGAGATCAATGAGCTTGAAGAGCAGCTTTTGGAATGGGGGGCTGTTGTCATAAAATTCTGGATGCACATCGATAAAGACGAGCAACTCAGAAGGTTTCGTGAACGCCAGAACAACCCTTACAAGCAGTGGAAAATTACCGAAGAAGACTGGCGCAACAGGTCAAAGTGGGACAAATACGAACTGGCAGTATCGGATATGGTAAGGCTTACCAGTACAGAGAAATGCCCCTGGAACATAGTCCTTGGAAACAACAAATACAATGCAAGAATTCAGACACTTTCAACTATTGAAAACGAAATAAAATCTAAAATCCAGGAGATAAAAAATGAAAGCTGA
- a CDS encoding CHAD domain-containing protein gives MKAEDNAGGDPGYCLYAAQTILPLLNALSAETDGVKASSDIEYVHRCRVATRRIRAALPLYSECFDGKSLKTWKKKIRSLTKALGEARDKDVQIDFLNKYIDGISERDFPVQKSLFAPESPVDTVKNTSETTVIVAAEPEEAAEKEKTGFFQRIITYLSNVFKKNTKSPALSDKNEPPVYFPVTNPLLPGLECLKLRLKQDRKSLQPYVIKETETLESSGIVDEMAEKLQKIIVRSKIENIDIHSPYAFEKAFYGISMKMEGLFWYERYVSDPENKRMHHEMRIAAKRLRYTMEAFSDLYDNDMKDHIKSVKRLQDLLGEIHDCDVWSEFLTQFLEQEKRRVLAFFGNMDFCNVIIPGIEHLREDRILKRKSLYDEFTEYWDELKKNNEWESVRKTISIPLQISENYIASSGKIENVKIALIGDIHANLPALKAVLADARERGAGIIINTGDFVGYGAFPEDVVSCLRKEHAISVIGNYDISVLNQKSKKKKRKNRNRYKQLAMSWAYKNLSGDSRRYLKSLPRYIRLSIEDKSLYITHGSPESIKEYIDEDTPVPRLEEFLKETGADIIVSGHTHLPFAKEINGKWFINTGSVGRPEDGDPRACYALLTVKPFSLYHVRIPYDIEKAVKGIYQNNLPDAFARIYREGKPLDIIRHAGDEQNL, from the coding sequence ATGAAAGCTGAAGATAATGCAGGAGGTGACCCTGGTTACTGCCTTTATGCTGCACAGACTATCCTTCCGCTTTTAAACGCACTAAGCGCCGAGACTGACGGCGTTAAAGCATCATCTGACATTGAATATGTTCACAGGTGCAGGGTTGCCACAAGAAGAATCCGTGCGGCCCTTCCGCTGTACAGCGAATGCTTCGACGGCAAAAGCCTGAAAACCTGGAAAAAAAAGATCCGTTCCCTTACAAAAGCGTTAGGGGAGGCAAGGGACAAGGACGTTCAAATAGATTTCCTGAATAAATACATTGACGGAATTTCAGAAAGGGACTTTCCTGTTCAGAAATCCCTGTTTGCCCCCGAATCTCCGGTTGACACTGTCAAAAACACCAGTGAAACTACTGTTATCGTAGCTGCAGAACCTGAAGAGGCAGCAGAAAAAGAGAAGACCGGCTTTTTCCAGAGAATTATAACATACCTGTCAAATGTATTTAAGAAAAACACAAAATCTCCTGCATTAAGTGATAAAAACGAACCTCCTGTATATTTCCCCGTAACAAATCCGCTTCTGCCCGGTCTGGAGTGCCTTAAACTCAGGCTGAAACAGGACAGAAAATCACTGCAGCCGTACGTCATCAAAGAAACGGAGACCCTTGAATCGTCAGGAATAGTCGATGAAATGGCTGAAAAACTCCAGAAAATAATTGTCAGATCAAAAATTGAAAATATTGACATCCATTCACCCTACGCTTTTGAAAAGGCATTCTATGGGATTTCAATGAAAATGGAGGGTCTGTTCTGGTACGAAAGGTATGTCAGTGATCCTGAAAACAAAAGGATGCACCACGAGATGCGGATCGCTGCGAAAAGGCTGAGATACACAATGGAAGCTTTCTCAGATCTGTATGACAACGATATGAAAGACCATATAAAGTCCGTAAAAAGGCTGCAGGACCTCCTGGGAGAAATACATGACTGCGATGTATGGTCTGAATTTCTGACGCAGTTTCTTGAACAGGAGAAAAGAAGAGTCCTGGCTTTCTTCGGAAATATGGACTTCTGCAATGTGATAATCCCCGGCATAGAGCACTTAAGAGAAGACAGAATTCTTAAAAGGAAATCACTGTATGATGAATTTACGGAGTACTGGGATGAATTAAAGAAAAACAACGAATGGGAGTCCGTAAGAAAAACCATATCGATTCCTCTCCAGATTTCTGAAAACTATATTGCATCCTCTGGAAAGATTGAAAATGTTAAGATTGCCCTTATAGGTGACATCCATGCGAATCTTCCCGCACTCAAAGCCGTACTTGCGGATGCCAGGGAAAGAGGGGCCGGAATCATTATAAATACTGGAGACTTTGTCGGATACGGTGCCTTTCCAGAAGATGTTGTATCCTGTCTTAGAAAAGAGCATGCCATCAGTGTCATAGGAAATTACGATATATCAGTCTTAAATCAGAAATCCAAAAAAAAGAAGAGGAAAAACAGGAACAGATACAAACAGCTCGCCATGTCATGGGCATACAAAAATCTTTCCGGTGACAGCAGGAGATACCTGAAGTCCCTGCCAAGGTACATAAGGCTCAGTATTGAAGATAAATCACTGTATATTACTCATGGAAGCCCTGAATCGATTAAGGAATATATCGATGAAGACACACCTGTTCCAAGACTGGAAGAATTCCTCAAGGAAACAGGGGCTGACATAATTGTATCCGGGCATACTCATCTGCCTTTTGCAAAGGAAATCAATGGGAAATGGTTTATAAATACAGGAAGTGTCGGACGTCCTGAAGACGGTGACCCACGAGCCTGCTATGCTCTTCTGACGGTCAAACCGTTTTCACTTTACCATGTTAGAATTCCCTATGACATAGAAAAAGCAGTAAAGGGAATTTATCAGAATAATCTTCCTGATGCTTTTGCAAGAATTTACAGGGAGGGAAAACCCCTGGACATAATCAGGCACGCCGGAGATGAACAAAACTTATGA
- a CDS encoding HD domain-containing protein, whose translation MKNNQKDRIIDLLYDNSADLRHPLHVTYLSERLFDELKPLHNLGEHEKDLLIYASMLHDTGLLLSSKEHHKFSARFILKTDIAHVNDNDKYIIANIARYHRKALPSDNHKIYNNLSENDKKTVDILASILRIADGLDRTHLSLIKDIKIKTEDNKINIYYLSPKRFLPEEVAALKKSDLFEKIFKREVSVDWQKA comes from the coding sequence ATGAAAAATAACCAAAAAGACAGAATTATAGATTTATTATATGACAACTCAGCAGATCTAAGGCACCCTCTTCACGTTACATACCTTTCAGAGAGACTTTTTGATGAATTAAAGCCCCTGCACAACTTAGGTGAACATGAAAAAGACCTTCTTATATATGCCTCAATGCTCCATGATACCGGACTTTTGCTTTCATCAAAGGAGCATCATAAATTTTCAGCCAGATTTATTCTAAAAACGGACATTGCACATGTAAATGACAATGACAAATACATAATCGCAAATATAGCAAGGTATCACAGGAAGGCACTTCCGTCCGATAATCACAAAATATACAATAACCTCAGCGAAAATGACAAAAAAACAGTAGATATCCTTGCTTCAATCCTAAGAATTGCAGACGGACTTGACAGAACGCATCTCTCCCTGATAAAGGATATCAAAATAAAAACAGAAGATAATAAAATCAATATATACTACTTGTCGCCAAAGAGGTTTCTGCCTGAGGAAGTAGCTGCACTTAAAAAAAGCGATCTGTTCGAAAAAATTTTCAAACGAGAGGTGAGTGTGGATTGGCAGAAGGCCTAA
- a CDS encoding Ppx/GppA phosphatase family protein → MAEGLKEKVVAFIDLGTNSARLLVVRLNPNYSYSILRRQKETVRLGQGEFSHRYLDNSAIERAVLVCRQFCETSKSFGADEIISVATSATREALNKDLLLQKIKTGAGLPIEVISGTEEARLIYLGVSSGVHIGNGKYFFIDIGGGSTEIIIGDQFNYYLLESLKLGAIRTTNKFFTENYQGTVSAARYEQIKRHILSKIVYVSKNIKKFELSGAIGSSGTIQALADIKNHVIQSKNSSGSDYLTLDELHYLIEYLCKKNLDERKNIPGINPERADIIVAGAIILYTILNEAGIKEIKISDRSLRDGMLFDYLSKLPGFPHAEQMPVRERSVQQLGKSCRIDETHAKNVIRLSLGLFDSGKETGFHSFGDKEKEILRYAAYLHDIGQFISFSQHQNHSYYVITNAPLLGFNENEVEIIGLITKYHRKKMPKKDSPVFSRLNEHDQNAVIILSLFLRMAEHMERSHDGRVEKAYFSDLGDDYSLNLESKSECNIERWSLEEDAKIFKRVFGKKLNLNFICPD, encoded by the coding sequence TTGGCAGAAGGCCTAAAAGAAAAAGTAGTAGCTTTCATAGACCTTGGTACCAATTCAGCAAGACTTCTGGTAGTACGCCTGAATCCAAACTATTCCTATTCCATTTTAAGAAGGCAGAAAGAGACCGTAAGGCTTGGACAGGGTGAATTCAGCCACAGATACCTTGACAACTCAGCAATAGAAAGGGCTGTTCTTGTATGCAGACAATTTTGCGAGACTTCAAAAAGTTTTGGTGCAGATGAGATTATTTCAGTAGCGACATCTGCAACAAGAGAAGCTCTCAACAAGGATTTGCTCCTGCAAAAAATTAAAACCGGGGCCGGCCTCCCAATAGAGGTTATCTCAGGAACTGAAGAGGCACGTTTAATCTACCTTGGGGTTTCTAGCGGGGTACATATAGGAAACGGGAAGTACTTTTTCATCGACATCGGCGGCGGCAGCACTGAAATAATAATAGGGGACCAGTTCAATTATTATCTTCTTGAAAGCCTCAAACTTGGCGCAATAAGAACTACAAACAAATTTTTCACGGAAAATTACCAGGGAACGGTATCAGCCGCCCGGTATGAACAGATCAAAAGACACATCCTCAGTAAAATTGTTTATGTATCAAAGAATATCAAAAAATTTGAACTTTCAGGAGCAATAGGCAGTTCAGGAACTATTCAGGCGCTTGCAGATATAAAAAATCATGTAATCCAGTCAAAAAACAGTTCAGGCAGTGACTATCTCACGCTTGATGAACTGCATTATCTCATCGAATACCTGTGCAAAAAAAATCTTGACGAAAGAAAGAATATTCCCGGAATTAACCCTGAACGTGCCGATATAATCGTTGCAGGAGCCATAATCCTGTACACTATTCTCAACGAGGCAGGCATAAAAGAGATTAAAATTTCTGACAGGAGCTTAAGAGACGGAATGCTTTTTGACTACCTTTCCAAACTTCCCGGGTTTCCGCATGCAGAGCAGATGCCTGTAAGAGAAAGAAGTGTACAGCAGCTAGGAAAGTCGTGCAGAATAGATGAAACTCATGCCAAAAACGTAATCCGCCTGTCACTGGGCCTGTTTGATTCGGGAAAAGAGACCGGCTTTCACAGCTTTGGTGACAAGGAAAAGGAGATACTCAGGTACGCAGCATACCTGCACGATATCGGTCAGTTTATTTCCTTTTCACAGCACCAGAACCATTCGTATTATGTCATCACAAATGCTCCCCTTCTAGGTTTCAACGAAAATGAGGTTGAGATAATCGGTCTTATCACAAAGTATCACAGGAAAAAGATGCCTAAAAAGGACAGTCCTGTATTCAGCAGGCTTAATGAACACGACCAGAATGCCGTTATTATTCTGTCTCTTTTTTTGAGGATGGCTGAACATATGGAAAGAAGCCATGACGGAAGAGTTGAAAAGGCGTATTTTTCAGATTTAGGCGATGACTATTCACTTAACCTAGAGTCTAAAAGTGAATGCAATATAGAACGGTGGTCGCTGGAGGAAGACGCAAAAATATTCAAAAGAGTTTTTGGAAAAAAACTGAACTTAAATTTTATATGCCCTGATTAG
- a CDS encoding ribonuclease III domain-containing protein has product MTESRLVYNSDADDLERKICYKFRNRNLLLRALTRHAYAKENSLKDSDYMDAYATLGDAVIDVVAISYLINEGEHEKGVISAKKADLVNMSSLRSLAESMELEKYVLWGKGEQRQHIWTSGRVLAECVESISGALYIDGGIDSVREFLEGTGFFSVKKY; this is encoded by the coding sequence ATGACAGAATCCAGATTGGTGTATAATTCAGATGCAGATGATCTAGAGAGAAAAATTTGCTATAAATTCAGGAACAGAAACCTTCTTTTAAGGGCTTTAACCCGCCATGCATACGCAAAAGAGAACAGCCTGAAAGATTCCGATTATATGGATGCATATGCGACTCTTGGTGATGCCGTTATAGATGTTGTTGCAATCTCGTACCTGATAAATGAAGGAGAACATGAGAAGGGAGTAATTTCGGCAAAAAAAGCGGATCTTGTGAATATGAGCAGCCTTCGCAGTCTTGCCGAGTCTATGGAGCTTGAAAAATATGTTCTTTGGGGTAAAGGAGAACAGAGACAGCATATCTGGACCTCGGGGCGTGTACTCGCCGAATGTGTGGAATCAATTTCAGGTGCCTTATATATCGACGGCGGAATTGATTCAGTCCGTGAATTTCTTGAGGGCACAGGATTTTTTTCAGTGAAAAAATATTAG
- a CDS encoding co-chaperone YbbN, giving the protein MEKMIADLKDLNWETKVEKSIKPVFVMFYSDSCSHCRNMMPFFEKMSEEYRDVVIFGRLDVDKNVWIRERYGIMSTPTFKFYCRGKPVADIVGEVYPAMLRKMVDDMIENGHECAEKSSAIDYEITGYA; this is encoded by the coding sequence ATGGAAAAGATGATTGCAGACCTGAAAGACCTGAACTGGGAAACAAAGGTGGAAAAGAGCATAAAACCGGTTTTTGTAATGTTTTACAGTGACAGCTGTTCGCACTGCCGTAATATGATGCCTTTTTTTGAAAAAATGTCAGAAGAGTATCGTGATGTCGTAATCTTCGGCAGACTGGACGTTGATAAAAATGTCTGGATAAGAGAACGTTATGGAATAATGTCAACGCCTACATTTAAGTTTTACTGCAGGGGAAAACCTGTTGCGGATATTGTAGGTGAAGTATACCCCGCAATGCTTAGGAAGATGGTAGATGACATGATTGAGAACGGGCATGAGTGCGCTGAAAAGTCATCTGCTATTGATTATGAAATAACAGGCTATGCATGA
- a CDS encoding pyridoxamine 5'-phosphate oxidase family protein: MDIVKIPKMEVEEYNRLIQDGYVCRIAFQGEKYPYLAPFLYVFDGKFLYFLSTKYGRKNDLYRLNPHVSVEIERYSGDLSCYNFVTLQGYLIQENDAITKKRIRKEFINMIRDKNLSQNILAALGHEPSEPLESIATEERSNIWKLTGVTDIVALKNK; the protein is encoded by the coding sequence ATGGATATTGTTAAAATACCAAAGATGGAAGTTGAGGAGTATAACAGACTTATTCAGGACGGATATGTATGCAGGATTGCCTTTCAGGGGGAGAAATATCCTTATCTGGCGCCCTTTTTATACGTTTTTGACGGCAAATTCCTTTATTTCCTTTCTACGAAATATGGAAGAAAAAATGATCTTTACAGGCTGAATCCGCATGTTTCTGTTGAAATTGAGCGTTATTCCGGTGATCTGTCCTGTTATAATTTTGTGACTCTTCAGGGGTACCTTATCCAGGAGAATGACGCCATAACAAAAAAACGTATAAGAAAAGAATTTATCAATATGATCAGGGATAAAAATCTTTCCCAGAATATTCTTGCAGCACTTGGTCATGAGCCGTCAGAACCCTTGGAATCTATTGCAACAGAAGAGAGATCAAATATCTGGAAGCTTACCGGAGTTACTGATATAGTAGCCCTGAAAAACAAATAA
- a CDS encoding type III PLP-dependent enzyme: MKTDGRSVGVHHIDAERKDLLQNLAKENGTPIFVVDHEQIRQNYREFKERLPDVQIYYAVKANSNPEIVKTLYELGCSFDVASMPEFMIVYENIKHLPENEQLDWIYDKIIYANTIKPAETLQALDHYQPLVTFDNIEELKKIKKYAPHAGLVLRLRVPNTGSMVELSSKFGVDPCDAADLIVTAFEMGLVVEGLSFHVGSQCTNFENYIQALEISANILAEVESRTGEKINLLDIGGGFPVKYHPGVKSIKDLSKQLNEEFERILPSGIQIMAEPGRFLVANACTVVAKIVGKAFRDGKPCYYINDGVYHTYSGQVFDHCTYPVCSFKEGEPQISAVFGPTCDAFDTITLSAELPPLEIGDLVYSENIGAYSHASSTYFNGFPPAKVVHINK; this comes from the coding sequence ATGAAAACTGACGGGCGTAGCGTCGGGGTGCATCACATCGATGCAGAAAGAAAGGACCTGCTTCAGAATCTTGCAAAAGAAAACGGAACACCGATTTTTGTTGTAGATCATGAGCAGATTAGGCAAAATTACAGGGAATTCAAAGAGCGCCTGCCGGATGTTCAGATATATTATGCAGTAAAGGCAAATTCAAATCCTGAAATTGTAAAAACGCTGTATGAACTGGGTTGCAGTTTTGACGTTGCCTCAATGCCTGAATTCATGATAGTCTATGAAAACATAAAGCACTTGCCGGAAAATGAGCAGCTGGACTGGATTTATGATAAGATAATTTATGCAAACACCATAAAACCTGCCGAAACGCTTCAGGCGCTTGATCATTACCAGCCTCTTGTCACATTTGACAATATTGAGGAGCTGAAAAAGATTAAGAAATATGCACCACATGCGGGCCTTGTTCTTCGTTTAAGGGTTCCGAATACAGGATCAATGGTGGAGCTGTCCTCGAAATTCGGTGTAGACCCGTGCGATGCAGCAGACCTTATTGTCACGGCTTTTGAAATGGGGCTTGTAGTTGAGGGACTCAGTTTCCATGTAGGGAGCCAGTGCACAAATTTTGAAAACTACATTCAGGCACTTGAAATTTCTGCAAATATCCTGGCTGAAGTAGAATCAAGAACCGGTGAAAAAATTAATCTGCTGGATATCGGAGGCGGGTTCCCGGTAAAATATCATCCCGGTGTAAAGTCCATAAAAGACCTTTCAAAGCAGCTTAATGAAGAGTTTGAACGCATTCTGCCTTCAGGCATCCAGATTATGGCAGAACCGGGAAGATTCCTTGTGGCGAATGCCTGCACTGTCGTTGCAAAAATTGTAGGAAAGGCGTTTAGGGATGGAAAACCCTGCTATTACATAAACGATGGTGTATATCATACTTATTCAGGACAGGTCTTTGATCACTGCACCTATCCCGTATGCTCTTTCAAGGAGGGAGAGCCGCAGATCTCGGCTGTTTTTGGCCCGACGTGTGATGCATTCGATACAATTACCCTATCTGCCGAACTTCCGCCTCTCGAAATCGGAGACCTGGTATACTCTGAAAATATCGGGGCCTATTCTCATGCCTCATCTACGTATTTCAATGGTTTTCCTCCTGCAAAGGTTGTTCATATCAATAAATAA
- a CDS encoding site-2 protease family protein produces the protein MELLLVVLFCVALYILIAGYIKANNLWEDYVTFYGPILALKTDNVRFFDRFIPYSRFFRVYGTAGALMVVVVSVIMSLMLILTLQRSIASPPSPTGIYEPQNILAIPGINEFLPLSFAVLFAFVMTLVVHEGGHGILARVEGMKVKSTGLLFFVVPIGAFVEPDEEDVESAKPMSKIRMFGAGITNNILVAFLSFIILVGMMSFAVPSDTPYLKGVYQDYPAQNAGIPANSVIVAINGIHIDSRSQLTDILNKTSPGDTVTLTINKNSQLKDYTVILDEWPEELGQKSSGFMGVYYYDATSVKNVYDKIIKSPLGPLLLVYVPINAVMEDDSLGLGILAFDSPDSVAWQVPFIGFWTVVQVFFWMFWLNFAVATFNALPFVPLDGGYIMQEGVKKFFEKRNLPGKYANLVVAAISWFMILVVISILVVPYLSMV, from the coding sequence ATGGAATTGCTTTTAGTGGTGCTTTTTTGTGTGGCACTATATATTTTAATAGCAGGCTATATTAAGGCAAATAATCTCTGGGAAGATTATGTGACATTTTACGGGCCGATTCTTGCTCTTAAAACCGATAACGTCAGATTTTTTGACAGGTTCATTCCATATTCACGTTTTTTCAGGGTTTATGGAACTGCTGGAGCTCTAATGGTGGTTGTGGTCTCGGTTATAATGTCGCTGATGCTTATACTGACACTTCAGAGATCAATTGCATCGCCGCCTTCGCCTACAGGGATATATGAACCGCAGAACATACTGGCAATACCTGGAATTAATGAATTCCTGCCTTTGTCTTTTGCTGTACTGTTTGCATTTGTGATGACTCTTGTAGTGCACGAGGGTGGTCATGGGATTCTTGCAAGGGTCGAGGGTATGAAAGTCAAAAGTACAGGACTTTTATTTTTTGTTGTACCCATAGGTGCTTTTGTTGAACCTGATGAAGAGGACGTGGAAAGTGCAAAGCCAATGTCAAAGATAAGAATGTTTGGTGCGGGTATTACCAACAATATTCTTGTGGCTTTTTTGAGTTTTATTATTCTTGTAGGTATGATGAGTTTTGCAGTGCCTTCTGATACTCCGTATTTAAAAGGTGTATATCAGGACTACCCTGCACAGAATGCAGGGATACCTGCAAACTCGGTTATTGTTGCAATAAACGGAATCCACATAGATTCAAGAAGTCAGCTTACCGACATTCTGAACAAAACAAGTCCCGGGGACACTGTTACTCTTACGATAAATAAGAATAGTCAGCTTAAGGATTATACAGTTATTCTGGATGAATGGCCGGAAGAGCTCGGACAAAAAAGTTCAGGATTTATGGGTGTATATTATTATGATGCGACCTCTGTAAAAAATGTCTATGATAAGATTATAAAAAGCCCTCTCGGGCCGCTTCTTTTAGTATATGTTCCTATAAATGCGGTTATGGAAGACGACAGCCTCGGTCTTGGAATTCTGGCGTTTGATTCTCCTGATTCCGTGGCATGGCAGGTTCCCTTCATCGGGTTCTGGACTGTCGTTCAGGTATTTTTCTGGATGTTCTGGCTCAATTTTGCTGTTGCGACATTTAATGCACTTCCTTTTGTCCCCCTTGACGGAGGATACATTATGCAGGAAGGTGTAAAAAAATTTTTTGAAAAGAGAAACCTTCCCGGAAAATACGCAAACCTTGTGGTCGCTGCTATAAGCTGGTTTATGATACTTGTTGTAATCTCAATTCTTGTTGTGCCGTATCTGTCTATGGTATGA
- the rnhB gene encoding ribonuclease HII, whose translation MICGIDEAGKGSVFGPMVIGGVSGSSLADFEEKGFMDSKKLTPSKREAMYDDIVSSFQATSVVIEAHEIDDYRMHLSMNIIVAKAHARAIDNLGPDTAYVDACDVNEKRYGACVHEYLKRPLTVISEHKADDRYAVVGAASIVAKVTRDRLIERLSEEYGDIGSGYPSDPKTIGYLRDYIEKSGECPVFCRKSWKTALNMKKNIQQKSILEYY comes from the coding sequence GTGATATGTGGAATTGATGAAGCCGGAAAAGGTTCTGTTTTTGGTCCTATGGTAATTGGGGGTGTATCCGGATCTTCTTTGGCTGATTTTGAAGAAAAAGGTTTTATGGACTCAAAAAAACTGACTCCTTCAAAACGTGAGGCAATGTACGATGATATAGTCTCTTCATTTCAGGCGACTTCAGTTGTTATTGAAGCGCATGAAATCGACGATTATCGCATGCACCTTTCTATGAACATAATTGTTGCAAAGGCACATGCGCGTGCAATAGATAACCTCGGTCCCGATACGGCATATGTGGACGCATGTGATGTGAATGAGAAGCGTTACGGGGCATGTGTTCATGAGTATCTCAAAAGACCCTTAACAGTAATCTCTGAGCATAAGGCTGACGATAGATATGCAGTTGTCGGTGCCGCGTCGATTGTTGCAAAGGTTACACGTGACAGGCTTATTGAAAGGCTGTCTGAGGAGTATGGAGATATCGGAAGCGGTTATCCTTCTGATCCAAAAACAATAGGATATTTAAGGGATTATATTGAAAAATCCGGAGAATGTCCTGTTTTCTGCCGCAAAAGCTGGAAAACTGCTCTAAATATGAAAAAAAATATACAGCAGAAAAGTATTCTGGAATATTATTAA